From Streptomyces yatensis, one genomic window encodes:
- a CDS encoding ABC transporter permease: protein MTVDWGWFPDHQSDLVTLTLDHLSTAVPAVLFGLLIALPLAVIAHRVRALRGLLLGLSNILFTIPSIAIFVLLLPITGLTRTTAITGLTIYTLVVLLRNTVEGLDSVPTKVREASTAMGARPLRTLLTVELPLAFPVIMAGVRVATVMAISLVSVASYIGYGGLGQLFTDGFQRNYPTPVVAGVLLSLLLALVADAVLVTIQWLCTPWLRRRA from the coding sequence ATGACCGTCGACTGGGGCTGGTTCCCCGATCACCAAAGCGACCTGGTCACGCTCACCCTCGACCACCTCTCCACCGCCGTCCCCGCCGTCCTCTTCGGTCTGCTGATCGCACTGCCGCTGGCCGTGATCGCCCACCGGGTGCGGGCCCTGCGCGGACTCCTCCTCGGGCTCTCGAACATCCTGTTCACGATCCCGTCCATCGCGATCTTCGTCCTGCTGCTGCCGATCACCGGCCTCACCCGCACCACCGCCATCACCGGCCTGACCATCTACACCCTGGTCGTGCTGCTCCGGAACACCGTGGAGGGGCTCGACAGCGTCCCCACCAAGGTCCGCGAGGCATCCACCGCGATGGGCGCCCGTCCGCTGCGCACCCTGCTCACCGTCGAGCTGCCGCTCGCCTTCCCGGTGATCATGGCGGGCGTACGGGTCGCCACGGTGATGGCGATATCCCTGGTCAGCGTGGCCAGCTACATCGGGTACGGCGGTCTCGGCCAGCTGTTCACCGACGGCTTCCAGCGCAACTACCCCACCCCCGTCGTGGCCGGGGTCCTTCTGTCCCTGCTGCTCGCGCTGGTCGCGGACGCCGTGCTGGTCACCATCCAGTGGCTGTGCACCCCGTGGCTGAGGAGGCGTGCCTGA
- a CDS encoding ABC transporter ATP-binding protein, producing the protein MISFKDVSKHYPNGTTAVDRLSLELPEGGITVLVGSSGCGKTTTLRMVNRMVEPSSGTVSVAGRDVLAADAAELRRGIGYVIQQAGLFPHRTILDNIATVPLLLGWGRRKARTRAAELLELVGLPGDSGKRYPHQLSGGQQQRVGVARALAADPPVLLMDEPFGAVDPVVRTQLQNELLRLQSELRKTVVFVTHDIDEAVRLGDRIAIFRTGGHLVQCAPPAELLASPADDFVAGFLGAERGLKLLSLSTLADLPREPVPADGDRWRLVTSERGEPLGWRDTEGPEGDRAPLLPVRALRDGDSLLTALDESLASPAGLVARVDADGVLTGVTGRERIHEFAGRRHAEAGRAAALKNAAEADEAPGTAEAAAPHGETDDEGTPASDPSVTA; encoded by the coding sequence ATGATCAGCTTCAAGGACGTCAGTAAGCACTACCCGAACGGCACCACAGCCGTGGACCGGCTCAGCCTCGAACTCCCGGAAGGGGGCATCACGGTTCTTGTCGGCTCCTCGGGCTGCGGCAAGACCACCACCCTCCGCATGGTCAACCGCATGGTCGAGCCGAGCAGCGGCACGGTGAGCGTGGCCGGGCGTGATGTCCTCGCGGCGGACGCCGCCGAGCTGCGGCGCGGCATCGGCTATGTGATCCAGCAGGCCGGGCTCTTCCCGCACCGTACGATCCTCGACAACATCGCCACCGTCCCGCTGCTGCTGGGCTGGGGCCGCCGCAAGGCGCGGACCCGCGCCGCCGAGCTGCTGGAGCTGGTCGGGCTGCCCGGCGACTCCGGCAAGCGCTATCCGCACCAGCTCTCGGGCGGTCAGCAGCAGCGCGTCGGGGTGGCCCGCGCGCTGGCCGCCGATCCGCCGGTGCTGCTGATGGACGAGCCGTTCGGCGCGGTCGACCCGGTCGTACGGACCCAGCTCCAGAACGAGCTGCTGCGGCTGCAGAGCGAGCTGCGCAAGACGGTCGTCTTCGTCACCCACGACATCGACGAGGCGGTACGGCTCGGCGACCGCATCGCGATCTTCCGCACCGGCGGCCATCTCGTCCAGTGCGCACCCCCCGCCGAACTGCTGGCGAGCCCCGCCGACGACTTCGTGGCGGGCTTCCTGGGCGCCGAGCGCGGGCTGAAGCTGCTCTCCCTGTCCACTCTCGCGGATCTGCCGCGGGAGCCCGTCCCCGCCGACGGGGACCGCTGGCGGCTGGTCACCTCCGAGCGCGGTGAGCCGCTGGGCTGGCGCGACACCGAGGGGCCGGAGGGCGACCGGGCGCCGCTGCTGCCGGTGCGGGCGCTGCGGGACGGCGATTCACTGCTCACCGCCCTGGACGAGTCGCTGGCCTCCCCCGCCGGTCTGGTGGCCCGGGTGGACGCCGACGGCGTGCTGACCGGGGTCACCGGGCGCGAGCGCATACATGAGTTCGCGGGGCGCCGCCACGCGGAGGCGGGCCGCGCGGCGGCCCTCAAGAACGCTGCCGAAGCCGACGAAGCCCCCGGCACCGCTGAAGCCGCCGCGCCCCATGGCGAGACCGACGACGAGGGCACCCCGGCCTCCGACCCGAGCGTGACCGCATGA
- a CDS encoding aromatic amino acid ammonia-lyase, whose translation MLSHMLDADAAAAEGTGGTAQRITLDGRSLRVVDIARLADRVSRPAAPDPTALALAERAWETADRLAATGRVYGRSTGVGANRTEDVGPADSDHGLRLLRSHAGAIGAPLPAREVRAMMTVRANQLLAGGAGLRPAVVTALVEGLDSGAHPVINEYGAVGTGDLAALAQTGLALVGEHPWDLTEAAPGRRAPDPIVLDSNDALALISSNALTLGQSALALAELRRLLSASLSVAALSLIAVGGSYEAYAEPVHAARPHPGSVEAAARMRALLGAPARPTPPLGRIQDPYGFRCLPQIHGPALDAAEALERVLTVDFNAATENPLISSADEAAYHHGNFYAAHAALALDAFRLAALQTARLSTARLAALSEPDFTRLRPFLGDAAPASSGVMILEYAAGAALGEMRAVSHPASLGHAVLSRGVEEQASFASLGARQTLRVADHYRLVLGCELVAAVRALRQRGLEPDPELPAGVAFAMASEVLDPRMEDRPLTEDVAVAARLLDRLAGV comes from the coding sequence ATGTTGTCTCACATGCTGGATGCTGATGCCGCGGCGGCCGAGGGCACAGGCGGCACAGCTCAGCGCATCACATTGGACGGCCGGAGCCTACGCGTCGTCGATATCGCCCGCTTGGCCGACCGCGTCAGCCGGCCCGCGGCGCCCGACCCGACCGCGCTCGCCCTGGCCGAGCGCGCCTGGGAGACCGCGGACCGGCTGGCCGCCACCGGGCGCGTCTACGGCCGGAGCACCGGCGTGGGCGCCAACCGTACCGAGGACGTCGGCCCGGCCGACTCCGACCACGGGCTGCGGCTGCTGCGCAGCCACGCGGGCGCGATCGGCGCACCGCTGCCCGCGCGCGAGGTGCGCGCCATGATGACCGTCCGCGCCAATCAGCTGCTGGCGGGCGGCGCCGGACTGCGCCCCGCCGTCGTCACCGCGCTGGTCGAGGGGCTCGACAGCGGCGCCCACCCGGTGATCAACGAATACGGCGCGGTCGGCACCGGGGACCTCGCCGCGCTCGCCCAGACCGGTCTCGCGCTCGTCGGCGAGCACCCCTGGGACCTCACCGAGGCCGCCCCGGGGCGCCGCGCCCCCGACCCGATCGTGCTCGACAGCAACGACGCACTCGCGCTCATCAGCAGCAACGCCCTCACCCTCGGCCAGTCCGCGCTCGCCCTCGCCGAGCTGCGGCGGCTGCTGTCCGCCTCGCTCTCGGTGGCCGCGCTCTCGCTGATCGCGGTCGGCGGGTCGTACGAGGCGTACGCCGAACCCGTGCACGCCGCCCGGCCGCACCCCGGCTCCGTCGAGGCCGCCGCCCGGATGCGCGCCCTGCTGGGCGCTCCGGCCCGGCCCACCCCACCGCTCGGGCGCATACAGGACCCGTACGGCTTCCGCTGTCTGCCGCAGATCCACGGACCGGCGCTGGACGCGGCGGAGGCGCTGGAGCGGGTGCTGACCGTCGACTTCAACGCGGCCACCGAGAACCCGCTGATCAGCTCCGCCGACGAGGCCGCCTACCACCACGGCAACTTCTACGCCGCGCACGCCGCCCTCGCCCTGGACGCCTTCCGGCTCGCCGCGCTGCAGACCGCCCGGCTCTCCACGGCCCGGCTCGCCGCGCTCAGCGAACCCGACTTCACCCGGCTGCGCCCCTTCCTCGGCGACGCCGCGCCCGCCAGCTCGGGCGTGATGATCCTCGAATACGCGGCGGGGGCGGCCCTCGGCGAGATGCGCGCGGTCTCCCACCCCGCCTCGCTGGGCCATGCCGTGCTCTCCCGCGGTGTCGAGGAACAGGCCAGCTTCGCCTCGCTCGGCGCCCGCCAGACGCTCCGCGTCGCCGACCACTACCGGCTGGTGCTGGGCTGCGAACTGGTCGCGGCGGTACGGGCGTTGCGCCAGCGCGGTCTGGAACCGGACCCGGAGCTCCCGGCCGGTGTCGCCTTCGCCATGGCGTCGGAAGTGCTCGATCCCCGCATGGAGGACCGGCCGTTGACGGAGGATGTGGCGGTGGCCGCGCGCCTGCTCGACCGGCTGGCAGGGGTATGA
- a CDS encoding MurR/RpiR family transcriptional regulator: MSTDHGVSDGVSGARMAPPGVPVGAGGPVAATAASAGSVASAASGASTAARLQALFEGHRLTPTQRRIAHCMVRRAADAPFLSSVELAELAGVSQPSVTRFAVALGFDGYPALRKHLRDVAPAEPEADEGSYNEYQQAVQSEIDNLRHLAALLADPAPVVRAGRLLADSRPLLVLGLRAASAQARGFSYFAGKVHPDVRLLDEGGTMLADRVDAAKRAGATALLCFALPRHPREVVEGLEYAQEAGLTVVAVADSAFAPIARHSDLLLPAAVGTGLAFDTACAPMLLGRVLLEAMCDALPDAQARLEEFDAKAAERGLFVE; this comes from the coding sequence ATGAGTACGGACCATGGGGTGAGCGACGGGGTGAGCGGTGCCCGGATGGCGCCACCGGGGGTGCCGGTGGGCGCGGGCGGTCCGGTCGCTGCGACGGCCGCTTCGGCGGGTTCGGTCGCCTCGGCCGCTTCCGGTGCCTCGACCGCCGCCCGGCTGCAGGCGCTCTTCGAGGGCCACCGGCTGACCCCGACCCAGCGGCGGATCGCCCACTGCATGGTGCGGCGGGCCGCGGACGCGCCGTTCCTCTCCAGCGTCGAGCTGGCCGAACTCGCGGGCGTCAGCCAGCCGTCCGTGACCCGCTTCGCGGTCGCCCTCGGCTTCGACGGCTATCCGGCGCTGCGCAAGCATCTGCGCGATGTCGCCCCCGCCGAGCCGGAGGCGGACGAGGGGTCGTACAACGAGTACCAGCAGGCCGTGCAGTCCGAGATCGACAATCTGCGCCATCTCGCCGCGCTGCTGGCCGACCCCGCCCCCGTCGTCCGGGCCGGCCGGCTGCTCGCCGACTCCCGCCCGCTGCTGGTCCTCGGGCTGCGCGCCGCCTCCGCGCAGGCGCGCGGCTTCAGCTACTTCGCGGGCAAGGTCCATCCGGACGTGCGGCTGCTCGACGAGGGCGGCACGATGCTCGCCGACCGCGTCGACGCGGCGAAGCGCGCGGGCGCCACGGCGCTGCTGTGCTTCGCGCTGCCGCGGCATCCGCGGGAGGTCGTGGAGGGGCTGGAGTACGCCCAGGAGGCGGGGCTGACCGTGGTCGCCGTCGCCGACAGCGCCTTCGCCCCGATCGCCCGCCACAGCGATCTGCTGCTGCCCGCGGCGGTCGGCACGGGCCTGGCCTTCGACACCGCGTGTGCGCCGATGCTGCTGGGGCGGGTGCTGCTGGAGGCGATGTGCGACGCGCTGCCGGATGCGCAGGCGCGGCTGGAGGAGTTCGACGCGAAGGCGGCGGAGCGGGGACTGTTCGTGGAGTGA
- a CDS encoding diaminopimelate decarboxylase: MTSKPVTMAARRERAVRAAVEQGLLGPDRPVVGLLDVAGIRAAAAELRAAFEDVVTPGTPVLHAFAVKAAALVPVLRLLADEGLGCEVASPGELALARAAGVTPDRIVLDSPAKTPAELCEALDLGIAVNADNPQELDRLGALVGHSADPPAPLGLRINPQVGGGSIDAMSTATATSKFGVALQDPGAREWVVRAFAERPWLTRLHAHVGSQGCPLELMAAGIRVAYELAEEINGAVGRQQIDALDIGGGLPVNFASDEITPSYREYAQLLRTTVPGLFDGRYKLVTEFGRSLLAKSGLVLARVEYAKSAGGRPIAVTHAGAQLATRTVFAPEAWPLRVTAYDPEGRPKAGGSSDGQVPQDIAGPCCFAGDLVARDRPLPELAAGDLVGLLDTGAYYFSNHFAYNSLPRPGIYGFDATSPDGDVRFATVREPQTVDEIVTESGAKHALGLSRLR; the protein is encoded by the coding sequence ATGACTTCGAAACCGGTGACGATGGCCGCCCGGCGCGAACGGGCCGTTCGGGCCGCCGTGGAGCAGGGGCTGCTGGGCCCGGATCGGCCCGTCGTCGGGCTGCTGGACGTGGCCGGGATCCGCGCCGCCGCGGCCGAACTGCGCGCGGCCTTCGAGGACGTCGTCACGCCCGGCACCCCCGTGCTGCACGCGTTCGCGGTCAAGGCCGCCGCGCTCGTCCCGGTCCTGCGGCTGCTGGCCGACGAGGGCCTGGGCTGCGAGGTGGCCAGCCCCGGCGAGCTGGCGCTGGCCCGCGCGGCGGGGGTGACCCCCGACCGGATCGTCCTGGACTCCCCCGCCAAGACCCCCGCGGAGCTGTGCGAGGCCCTCGACCTGGGCATCGCCGTCAACGCCGACAACCCACAGGAGCTGGACCGGCTCGGCGCGCTGGTGGGGCACAGCGCGGACCCGCCCGCGCCCCTGGGCCTGCGGATCAACCCGCAGGTGGGCGGCGGCAGCATCGACGCGATGAGCACGGCCACCGCGACCTCCAAGTTCGGCGTCGCCCTCCAGGACCCGGGGGCGCGCGAGTGGGTCGTCCGCGCCTTCGCCGAGCGCCCCTGGCTCACCCGGCTGCACGCCCACGTCGGCTCCCAGGGCTGTCCGCTGGAGCTGATGGCGGCGGGCATACGGGTCGCCTATGAACTGGCCGAAGAGATCAACGGGGCGGTCGGCCGACAGCAGATCGACGCCCTCGACATCGGCGGCGGCCTCCCGGTGAACTTCGCCTCCGACGAGATCACCCCCAGCTACCGGGAGTACGCACAGCTGCTGCGGACCACCGTGCCGGGCCTCTTCGACGGGCGGTACAAGCTGGTCACCGAGTTCGGGCGGTCCCTCCTGGCCAAGTCCGGCCTGGTGCTGGCGCGGGTCGAGTACGCCAAGTCCGCGGGCGGCCGCCCGATCGCGGTCACCCACGCGGGCGCCCAGCTCGCCACCCGTACGGTCTTCGCCCCCGAGGCCTGGCCCCTGCGCGTCACGGCCTACGACCCGGAGGGCCGCCCCAAGGCCGGGGGCTCCTCCGACGGCCAGGTGCCCCAGGACATCGCCGGTCCCTGCTGTTTCGCGGGCGACCTGGTCGCCCGCGACCGGCCCCTGCCGGAGCTGGCGGCGGGCGATCTGGTCGGCCTGCTGGACACCGGCGCGTACTACTTCTCCAACCACTTCGCGTACAACAGCCTGCCCCGCCCCGGGATCTACGGCTTCGACGCGACGAGTCCCGACGGCGATGTGCGCTTCGCGACGGTACGGGAGCCGCAGACGGTGGACGAGATCGTGACCGAGAGCGGTGCGAAGCATGCGCTGGGCCTGAGCCGGTTGCGGTAG
- a CDS encoding MDR family NADP-dependent oxidoreductase produces the protein MSLPATHREVRLAALPEGALTPAHFEVVTAPVPSPGPGQVLVRNRLMSVSAVMRPLTLADPDTLGLPRPPHKTGEVMRGPALGEVLRAPGTELAPGTLVRHRAGWREYALLDAAQAASIDPEALPDPAAHLSQGFAAWLGVVRGAGVRRGDTVFVTGAAGGVGSLAGQFARLHGAERVVGSTGSHDKADRLTRELGYDAVVLRGAGPIEEQLRAAAPDGIDVLLDTVGGEQLRAALAVARRNARFALVGALAAQLSDDASAPTGISTLALIARGITLRGISAMDHQDAMPAYTREFGRALREGTLSYPYTRLTGIGQAPRALCELVAGRHLGAVLVEL, from the coding sequence GTGTCCCTTCCCGCGACCCACCGCGAGGTCCGTCTGGCGGCCCTGCCCGAAGGGGCACTCACCCCCGCTCACTTCGAGGTCGTCACCGCTCCCGTCCCCAGCCCCGGCCCCGGTCAGGTGCTGGTGCGCAACCGGCTGATGAGCGTCTCCGCCGTGATGCGCCCGCTCACCCTCGCCGACCCCGACACCCTCGGCCTTCCCCGGCCGCCGCACAAGACCGGCGAGGTGATGCGGGGCCCTGCCCTCGGCGAGGTTCTCCGCGCGCCGGGCACGGAGCTCGCCCCCGGGACCCTCGTCCGCCACCGCGCGGGCTGGCGCGAATACGCGCTGCTCGACGCCGCGCAGGCGGCGTCCATCGACCCCGAGGCGCTGCCGGACCCCGCCGCCCATCTGTCGCAGGGGTTCGCCGCCTGGCTGGGGGTGGTGCGCGGGGCCGGGGTACGGCGCGGCGACACGGTGTTCGTCACCGGCGCGGCGGGCGGCGTGGGCTCCCTGGCCGGGCAGTTCGCCCGGCTGCACGGCGCCGAACGGGTCGTCGGCTCCACCGGCTCCCACGACAAGGCCGACCGGCTGACGCGGGAGCTGGGCTACGACGCGGTCGTCCTCCGCGGCGCCGGACCGATCGAGGAGCAACTGCGCGCGGCCGCCCCCGACGGCATCGACGTCCTCCTCGACACCGTCGGCGGCGAACAGCTGCGGGCCGCCCTGGCGGTGGCCCGCCGCAACGCCCGTTTCGCCCTGGTCGGCGCGCTGGCCGCGCAGCTGTCCGACGACGCGTCGGCCCCGACCGGGATCAGCACCCTGGCGCTCATCGCCCGGGGCATCACCCTGCGCGGCATCAGCGCGATGGACCACCAGGACGCCATGCCCGCGTACACGCGCGAGTTCGGCCGGGCGCTGCGCGAGGGCACCCTCAGCTATCCGTACACCCGGCTGACGGGGATCGGCCAAGCGCCGCGCGCGCTGTGCGAGTTGGTGGCGGGCCGTCACCTCGGGGCGGTGCTGGTGGAGCTGTAG
- the hutU gene encoding urocanate hydratase, which translates to MTGPRPVRAPRGAELSARGWQQEAALRMLQNNLDPEVAEHPDKLVVYGGTGKAARDWRSFDAMVRTLRTLKQDETMLVQSGRPVGVMQTHEWAPRVLIANSNLVGDWANWEEFRRLEALGLTMYGQMTAGSWIYIGTQGILQGTYETFAAVAAKKFHGTLAGTITLTAGLGGMGGAQPLAVTMNDGVAICIDCDPRAIERRIEHRYLDVRADSLDHALQLATEARDARRPLSIGVLGNAAELVPQLLAMNAPIDIVTDQTSAHDPLSYLPIGVDFDEMASYAAEKPADFTQRAREAMARHVEAMVGFMDAGAEVFDYGNSIRGEAQLAGYDRAFAFPGFVPAYIRPLFCEGKGPFRWAALSGDARDIAATDKAMLELFPENESLARWIKMAGERVHFQGLPARICWLGYGERDKAGERFNEMVADGTLAAPLAIGRDHLDCGSVASPYRETEAMLDGSDAIADWPLLNAMVNVASGASWVSIHHGGGVGMGRSIHAGQVTVADGTALAGEKIRRVLTNDPGMGVIRHVDAGYDRADEVAEERNVRIPMRETE; encoded by the coding sequence ATGACAGGACCGCGACCCGTACGGGCGCCGCGTGGTGCAGAGCTCAGCGCTCGGGGGTGGCAGCAGGAAGCCGCCCTGCGGATGCTGCAGAACAACCTCGATCCGGAGGTCGCCGAGCACCCCGACAAGCTCGTCGTCTACGGCGGCACCGGTAAGGCGGCCCGCGACTGGCGCTCGTTCGACGCCATGGTCCGCACCCTGCGCACGCTCAAGCAGGACGAGACGATGCTGGTCCAGTCGGGCCGCCCGGTGGGCGTCATGCAGACGCACGAATGGGCGCCGCGGGTGCTGATCGCCAACTCCAACCTGGTCGGCGACTGGGCCAACTGGGAGGAGTTCCGCCGCCTGGAGGCGCTGGGCCTGACCATGTACGGCCAGATGACCGCGGGCTCCTGGATCTACATCGGCACCCAGGGCATCCTCCAGGGCACCTACGAGACCTTCGCGGCCGTGGCGGCCAAGAAGTTTCACGGCACCCTGGCCGGGACGATCACCCTCACCGCGGGCCTCGGCGGCATGGGCGGCGCCCAGCCGCTGGCCGTCACCATGAACGACGGCGTCGCGATCTGCATCGACTGCGACCCGCGTGCCATCGAGCGCCGTATCGAGCACCGCTACCTGGACGTCCGCGCCGACAGCCTGGACCACGCGCTGCAGCTGGCCACCGAGGCGCGCGACGCCCGGCGCCCCCTGTCGATCGGCGTGCTGGGCAACGCGGCCGAGCTGGTCCCGCAGCTCCTCGCGATGAACGCCCCGATCGACATCGTCACCGACCAGACCAGCGCCCACGACCCGCTGTCGTATCTGCCGATCGGCGTGGACTTCGACGAGATGGCGTCGTACGCCGCCGAGAAGCCCGCCGACTTCACCCAGCGGGCGCGCGAGGCGATGGCCCGCCACGTGGAGGCCATGGTCGGCTTCATGGACGCGGGCGCCGAGGTCTTCGACTACGGCAACTCGATCCGCGGCGAGGCCCAGCTCGCGGGCTACGACCGCGCCTTCGCCTTCCCCGGCTTCGTGCCCGCCTACATCCGGCCGCTGTTCTGCGAGGGCAAGGGCCCCTTCCGCTGGGCCGCCCTGTCCGGCGACGCGAGGGACATCGCGGCCACGGACAAGGCGATGCTGGAGCTGTTCCCGGAGAACGAGTCGCTGGCCCGCTGGATCAAGATGGCGGGGGAGCGGGTCCACTTCCAGGGGCTGCCCGCGCGTATCTGCTGGCTCGGCTACGGCGAGCGCGACAAGGCGGGCGAGCGGTTCAACGAGATGGTCGCCGACGGCACGCTCGCCGCACCGCTGGCGATCGGCCGCGACCACCTCGACTGCGGCTCGGTGGCCTCCCCGTACCGCGAGACCGAGGCCATGCTGGACGGCTCGGACGCGATCGCCGACTGGCCGCTGCTCAACGCCATGGTCAACGTGGCCTCGGGCGCGTCCTGGGTCTCCATCCACCACGGCGGCGGCGTCGGCATGGGCCGCTCGATCCACGCGGGCCAGGTCACGGTCGCCGACGGCACGGCGCTGGCGGGCGAGAAGATCCGCCGGGTGCTGACGAACGACCCCGGCATGGGCGTGATCCGCCACGTGGACGCGGGCTACGACCGCGCGGACGAGGTGGCGGAGGAGCGGAACGTACGGATCCCGATGAGGGAGACGGAGTGA
- a CDS encoding allantoate amidohydrolase has protein sequence MWRDLAPIGRNTTTNGYRRYAWTEADADCRTWFKEQAQNRGLTYEVDRNGNQWAWLGDPTAGNAVVTGSHLDSVPDGGAFDGPLGVVSSFAALDELRARGAHPAKPLAIVNFGDEEGARFGLACVGSRLTAGQLTLDQAHQLRDGDGLSLPQAMERAGYDPDAIGPDPERLARIGAFVELHIEQGRALAARSDSGSAASNDAVGVASAIWPHGRWRFDFHGEANHAGTTRIEDRRDPMLTYANTVLAARKKARIAGALATFGKVSVEPNGVNAIASLVRGWLDSRAADEETLAAVVGEIERAALERGERDGVDVRVTRESFTPVVEFAHDLRDRLSGLLGGVPVLPTGAGHDAGILSASVPTAMLFVRNPTGVSHSPAETAGEDDCLAGVAALAEVLEGLACH, from the coding sequence ATGTGGCGCGACCTGGCCCCCATCGGTCGCAACACAACAACAAACGGCTACCGCCGCTACGCCTGGACGGAAGCCGACGCCGACTGCAGAACGTGGTTCAAAGAGCAAGCCCAGAACCGCGGCCTCACCTACGAAGTGGACCGCAACGGCAACCAATGGGCCTGGCTCGGCGACCCCACCGCCGGAAACGCCGTGGTCACCGGCTCCCACCTCGACTCCGTCCCGGACGGCGGCGCCTTCGACGGCCCGCTGGGCGTCGTCTCCTCCTTCGCCGCCCTCGACGAGCTGCGAGCACGGGGCGCGCACCCCGCCAAACCGCTCGCCATCGTCAACTTCGGCGACGAGGAGGGCGCCCGCTTCGGTCTGGCCTGCGTGGGCTCCCGGCTGACCGCCGGGCAGCTCACCCTGGACCAGGCGCACCAGCTGCGCGACGGGGACGGGCTGAGCCTCCCCCAGGCGATGGAGCGCGCCGGATACGATCCGGACGCCATCGGGCCCGACCCGGAGCGGCTGGCCCGCATCGGCGCGTTCGTCGAGCTGCATATCGAGCAGGGGCGTGCCCTGGCGGCGCGGTCCGACAGCGGCTCCGCCGCCAGCAACGACGCCGTGGGCGTCGCGTCCGCGATCTGGCCGCACGGCCGCTGGCGGTTCGACTTCCACGGCGAGGCCAACCACGCCGGGACGACCCGGATCGAGGACCGCCGCGATCCGATGCTCACCTACGCCAACACCGTCCTCGCGGCCCGTAAGAAGGCCAGGATCGCCGGGGCGCTGGCGACGTTCGGCAAGGTCAGCGTCGAGCCGAACGGGGTCAACGCGATCGCGAGCCTGGTCCGCGGCTGGCTGGACTCGCGCGCCGCCGACGAGGAGACCCTGGCCGCCGTGGTCGGCGAGATCGAGCGCGCCGCGCTGGAGCGCGGAGAGCGCGACGGGGTGGACGTGCGGGTCACCCGGGAGTCGTTCACCCCGGTCGTCGAGTTCGCCCACGACCTGCGGGACCGGCTGTCCGGGCTGCTGGGCGGCGTTCCGGTGCTGCCGACCGGGGCCGGGCACGACGCCGGCATTTTGTCGGCGTCCGTTCCTACGGCCATGCTGTTTGTAAGGAACCCCACCGGCGTCTCGCATTCACCCGCGGAGACGGCGGGCGAGGACGATTGCCTCGCCGGTGTGGCCGCGCTTGCGGAGGTACTGGAGGGCCTGGCGTGTCACTGA